GTGGTGCTAAGGTCCTTTAATTTTAGTTTGTCGTTAAACTAAACCACACAGCATTTTGATTCAAAATAATTGTATTAGACTTCATACAGGGCGTCTTTGTGGCATCTTTACtcaagtgcaatatttggtcAAATTATTTCCCGTGGAAAGGTTTTTCTTTACTTACAGACACATTCTCTTATTTTGTCTGGTTTTTGGGAGGCTGTCACAGGCAATACACATTTGTTCTTGGTTGAGTGGCCCAAGGAATAATGGAACCAGGGAAATGGTGGAATCAGATGTGCTAATAGACCTCACTATTACGGCGCATCAactacaaagagacaaagataaTGAGGAACTAGCCCGTTTTTAAGTTTCTCAATGAATTTTGTGTCTGTTGCATCAACATTGGTCTTAGAAGATATCAATACATAAATTTATACCATCTATTGTACTAAAAGACGTTGTGAAATctcttaaatgtgttttgtggttgAAGATTCAACATTCAGCCAAGCTAAAATTCTCAATCAGAAACTGTAAATGTAACATTCATGTCAatagaaatacatattttttttatatacatcaCGTCTAACACGTTTTATATTTGACAACCATGCAATGGCAGTGTTTTGTTGTGCATCACTTCCATGACAAAATTCAAAGGTAAAAACGTTTACAGTGATGTCAGACAACATGGGAAAGTACATGACTTGACAAAGACTGTTTACTGTCACAATATCTTAGTTCTATTGGTAAAGAGACCTCCTATCTCAGGGATTTTGGGTGTAGTGTGATCCAATCGAATCTCACACTGGCTACCAAACTGGTTTTCTGGTGTATAGCACATTTTTTGTCTTATGTAGATGTGTATCCCTCATAACAATGAAATTAGAACTCAATTGAGATGGTCTTTGGCACTCGGGTGCCCTTATTGAGATGCCAGTCAAATTGATATATCAGGCCTCTTAATAGTTTGTTTGACCCAACCCCAAATCAGATCGACTTACATTCAATTCAATAaacaggatttttattattgcgTAATAGATCAGACGTATTAAGGTGATCAGAAAGTATTGTGCATTTACCTTGGTTTAGATTTGTAAGGACTTatgtaaaactaaaacatgaaaacattttatatggGTGAAAAAGCAACTTGACATCTCAGAGTGCACAGAAGCACTTGACCTCATAAATCTTTGGGAAATAAGTTTACAtcttaagattttttttaaagtcttggCTGAGTTTTGGTCAGAAAGGGTCCTTGAATCATTGGTTCCTCACGTTCTTTTCTGGTTCAATGGTTTCTTGGTGGCGCAGAGATGACTTGTACCTTATGGTTTTTGGTACAGTAAAAACAAGTAGGCCGCTTTTAGTCAGTCAAAAGTCACGTCGACAAACGAAGAAACTCATTACTAACTAACTAAAGCAGTTGTAAACCAGAATACATAAAACCAATGGCATGAATAggaattaataaacaaatgtagCTGTAGCATAGCATCTTTCATACTTTTTAGAATTTTAGCAAAGTTTTAGATTTGCACAGGTGTTctgggggggggctgcacatgtcattttgaaatgtttaaaattgTTTTGTGGTTTGGAATACAAATGTTTGATCACATTCTTTGAGCACTTTTTTAACATGCTTTGTCACATTTATACCGTACAGGTAACACTGAGAGCCATTTAAAACCATCTTTTCTCTAAAAAGTATCTGTACTGAGTACAGAGCCGCCCGCTTAAGCAACAGGAGGGAGCTTAAACAAAGATTCGGGGTCTGCCTTTTTTTCAAGGACTGAGGATTTTGGTTTTTATAAGCATGATGGTGATATTCATTGGTTtgccattgtttgtttttcttctaacCTAACCTTGgtaaacacagtaaaaaaaTATTGTTGGTGTTTTTTCTTGAACTTTgtataattgtaattttttatttaattacctGGTGAATGTGATCACCTGACAGTGTTGTGACATTTCAGATGCATTGTAGTTTTATTGTACATTTCTGAATGAGGTGTAACATTTGTCAGAGCTAATGTTATTGGGGTATTTGCTTGGGTCTGGGTACAAATATCAATGCATCTGAAATCATTTTTATCTGTACAAATGTTTGGGTTGTTACATTTTCAgaggcagtaaaaaaaaatgttagccattaatataaatatttttttggcaCAGATGTATTGACTAATATACTGTCACCTAGATTGTACTAAGCTTGTAAAGGAATGGCACATACGTAATACATATACCCTCAATTAAACTGTGTATTTATGATTTTGGGGGGTTTTCAGCTGCTGTTCGATTAGCTAGAATGTTATGATTACTCCCTCAATCAAGCCACTTTGCTCGAGCCATGGAAGTGGCTGTAAAAGGGGCACGCCTTCATATCTCCATTTATTCCCCCATAGCGGCGCTGGAGACAGAGGTGGCTTCAGTAAGCCTGGTGGTAAGTTAACGAGTATCACACTGGTTAGTCCTTTAACAGCCTTACACTTTTTGAGCAAATATGCTTCAAGTATTGATGTGTCTTTTACATTGTGGTATTCAAAATTTATCAACACGTCTGGAAATATTGGggcaattttttatttcaaagccTGTGACCATTTTCTCTGGGGTACTTGGTATAATTCAATCACTGCTTATGGTCTGACAGCAAGTTTTTGACAGGTTAATAAGACATTCACTCAAACGTGTCCGTAACTGCTTTTGACAAATCTCAAGCCtgagttttgttcttttttgggAGGATTTCGTACTGGTCTTAGAGgcttttcaaatgacacacaattATTTGCCAAAGGGTCTGAGGTGTTCTCTTTTTTCGATTCAATATATCACTTGTGGGAATTGTGGTGTACCATAAGGAGCCATGTTCAACCTCCCAGTACGTCTGACTGAGTCTATAAGGAAGTGTCTGGATTATCTGTTGTAGTACTCAGGTGTTGTACATTTGACTGAAGATGCGCGCACACTGACTTCTTTCaatgtgtctctctccccctgaaTTGATGGACTACAGGACCAATGAGCGGCGACGAGCGTGAAATGGGTAAGTTGTCTCTCACTCAACCCTTTATTGCTATTGACATTAGTGTTTTACACAGTGAACCACATTTCTTGAAGTTATATTAGGAAACAGTTATATTTGATATGTTTGGTTTTGTATATGATGTAGGACGCCCTGAAGAGCAGGATGACTCTGAGAACAGCACCATCTACATCACAGGCTTGTCTGAGAAGGCAAACCTGGAGGAAATGGCCGAATTCTTCAAACACGTTGGTCCGATCAGGGTAGGATTTTTCACATACATTCACCCTGAATGTTGTTTAAAGCAAAATAATGTAACTAAAACCAAATTGTCATTGTGTGTTAGATGAACCGCAGACTCGGCCAGCCAGccattaacatctacacagacaagGACTCTGGAAAGCCCAAGGGAGATGCCACTCTTTCCTACGAGGAGCCCGTCTGTGCTAAAGCAGCTGTGGAGCACTTTGATGGTACGTTTGACTTGAGTgtacatcaaataaataaataaaaaactgtagtATACATATATGATTGCACCAAAAATAGAGTTTATGAATTGttgttaattttgtttattctcttcgtattttttattttaggaaaGGAGTTCCAAAGCCGACGGCTTAAGGTTTCCATGGCACGCAGGAAACCTATGATGGGTGGAATGAGAGGAGGCATGCCTATGCGAGATGGTATGATGGGCCGTGGAGGTACTTGTATTTTGGGGATATTCTCGCTGCTGGAAACAACGTTCACTTACTAGTTTGTAGCAGGTGACAATACAACAATATTTTGATAATCACGTAATTTCCTCATTTGATTAGGTATGATGGGCCGCGGAGGAGACCGTGGAGGATTCGGGGTACGAGGTGGTCCACGTGGAATGGGCAGAGGTGGACCCACAGGAGGCAACATGCAGCAAAGAGCTGGGGACTGGGAGTGTCCTAACCCGTATGTATTCCTTTCATGGTTCAATAGTCCGCTTTAAACCTTTTTCCAACCCTGTTACAAAGATACGttattaatgtaattttttttgtgtCCTCAGGGGTTGTAGTAACCAGAACTTTGCCTGGAGAATGGAGTGCAACCAGTGCAAAGCTCCCAAACCAGAAGGGTTAGGCGGCGGTCCTCCATTTCCCCCTGGTGGAGACCGTGGAAGAGGTGGAATGGGAATGCGTGGAGGCCGTGGTATGGACCGAGGTGGGCCAGCAGGAGGCCCAGGTGGTCCAGGTGGCCCCGGAGGTTTCCGTGGAGGCTGGGGAGGTGACCGTGGTGGATTCAGAGGACGCGGTGGAATGGATAGGGGAGGCTTTCGTGGGGCTGGGCGTGGAGGACCCCCCATGGACCGAATGGGTGGCAGAGGTGGAAGAGGAATGGGCCCACCAGGTGGCAAGATGGAAATGAggtagatttattttcttttaaactaCTCAATAATTGTTAGTATTTAGTAATTCCAAGATGACTCGCCACAATTATAATTTTAGATGCAATTTGAAAAGAGAGCCAAAATCTGTCATTGATCCCTTTCCTTTACTTTGTTCAAGGGACCATCGCCAGGAGCGCAGAGAACGACCCTACTGAAGGACGACTTCATGACCGTTCCTCTTGTGGAATTTGATTTTTATGGCGCAGATTTTAATTTATGATTCCATATTCCAATGGTTATAGAACTGCTGTCAAACATCCTGTGCAGTTTCAAATTGTGTttccatatattttttttaagtttagtaTTCCATGTTTATGCTGCATCTTGTattgtgcatgttttttttcgttgttgcttttttttaaatgcatattagttatcactttgtattgtaaaatgcaatatttttcattcatttacatAATTGCCTCCCCTTTCCCATAAGTGACAGTTGTATTATGGCAAATAAAATTTTACCCATTTGACGTCTTTGTGATGTTAAATATACTCAAGTTTacaaataaattcataaatgaAATCCCTGACCGGGTTTGTTTAATCAGTCTCTTTGAAAGTTGTGCAAAAAGTAACTGGTTACGTTGTTGCAAGAGGCATGTTGGAAATGTTGGCGTTATGGTGATGGAACTATAGTGATCACATATGCTGTTCATGATACTACAGCAAAAACAACCTATTGCTGAAATAAATCACTGAACAAGTTAAAACTGTATCAACAGGCGTATTGTGGTAAAGCGCCTGCCTCCATCCGAGAGGATTCAATATTACAGAACTGGTTTAAGCTTGATAGTGTAAATGTCTTGTCACTATTGTGTTTCACGCTTCCATGGGTCACATACCTTGAATCTCACTTGGAGAGATGGTGGAAGCAGTCTCCTCTGTCCCATTCACATGATTCATGTGGTCAGTTGACTACTTGTTGTGTAGGTACTGACGTATATGGAGCACAGTTGCTCTTCCTGCCAGTAGATGGTGCCGGTTTGACCAAAGCTTGTACGGCTGCAGCTCAGGAATCAGATTGATACTCGACAGGAGCTTTGCATCAGTGACACTGTTGACCTTCATACAAAACACTGAATTGAGTGACTTAACAAAACAGCAGTAACATACAGGACTTCAATTGTTTCTAAAGAATCGTTGGATTTTACCCGTTGGACTTAAATAACGTGGGCACTGATATTTTCGGCtttcaatgatttatttataaccAATAGACTTGTCATAAGCTGATAGGACAACAAAATGACCTTGTGGGAATCCCAGCTATCACAGATGCCTTGAagattaatattacattttacacTCATTCAGGTATGGCTCTCATTCCCCTCTTAGATTGAACTGTATGGCCCTATAAGGTAATCAAGTTGCATAAAGTGTTATTAATCACAGATGGcatcttttttttcaacatcTATTGAAAACGTGTCTAAGACCATCTTGCAGCTcttgaatgttttctttttgttacctACAGCATTTACAACTCGCTTTCGTGCAACGTCTTCTGCAGGATTCTCTGTTTAGCTGTCAAGATTCTGTTCAAAAATGCTGCGTGACCTGATGAAGACTTCAGTTGAACACGTGAGCTTTGACCTTCCTGTGGCAAGTTGTGGCAGCAGCTGAGCACCTGAACTTAATCAGAAGGTTTTTATGTCAGGACACAAAACCTTTTCCAGCTCCAGGGTTGCTGATCGATAACCTCCCTGTCAGAGCACAGGGggaagatttaaaaaagcagAGAGGTCCCTCTGAAACAGCTCGTGTATGTACATCAGCATCTCACCTCACATCCTCACACAAATGACACACAGTAATCAAGGTTCATGcccatgtgtgttttttttatttatttgtcacttACTTTTGCCACAGCTGAGATCTTGAAGTGCCTCTCATTCACTGCGGCCAGTTGCTCGTGTGGATTAACAGAGCCCGgaattctctccctctctctttaccGACAGAAAAGCTGATTCATCGCGGCCCAGAAAATGATCTCATCATCCCCCACCTTCTCCCTCTCgccccctcttttcttttctctctctctctatctctctctgctgcctcccttccttcctctctttcgatctttctttctctcttaaaCAGACACATGactctttttaaatgaaaacaagaccACCCTTTTGGCAGCCGGCTTCACTTCAATTCAAACAACGACACATTAAGGGAGTACATGAGCTGTCCGACGGAGGATCGTCGAAAGAGGGAAATGAGAAGgtggaaaaatttatttaaagtcACAAACAGAAGTTTATCAAGATATAAATGACAGGCATAGACACATATAATTGAAGAGAATGTGCTTTTCAAACCATTCTCAGACTTTAAGCCTTTATAGATAATCATATAGTCCTAAAAAGGATTAGGTTTGGTTGAGTTTGTATTCAAATagcattcatttgtttttaatcacgtGCTCCAGGTCTGACTTGTAAGGCCTCCATCTTGTTTGGAATTTACTGACTGTGCCTCAGGCCATCAGGCAAGTTTCACTGATGTTTTaccataaaaaactgaaaatcagGTTTCAACATCAACATTTGACTGAAGTTTGGTGCCGAGGAGTCAGTAGATCTCTTGTATAATTTATGTGACTTGGTGTTGGTCTTAAATGTTCATGCTGGTCGCTGATGGTTTTTCAGATGTATAGAATAAGAAGAGGAATCAACTTTTCCCAGGTTAATGCAACATTCAAGTTGTTATAGAAAGAGCCTGCTTCTCCCTCGCTCTAACAACAGACCTGTGCACTGAGACAAGCACACATTTCTCTTTGTTATCATTAGATTATCTTATCATGAGTTAGTTACTGTCTTGTGCTGCAAACCCCTGTTTGAGTGGTCTGGGTACCACTGTCCGTCTCTTGTTTATGTCACTATCTCCCCTTTGAATTCTTAATCTCTTGCTGTTTCTGGGTTTACAGGCTCTGTCTTCCAGGTCGGAGATTCTTGATTTGTTCACTGTCCTTTACGAATCAATCACAATGTTGCAAAAGTTTTAGATAAAGCTTCTCAAGCTTAACTATCGTATCACAGTTCCCTCTTCATTTTATCCTTTAATCATTTGTGAGATTATAGAGTTGGAATGGAAATTCTTGCACTGATCACAGTGGCTGTCTCGTGATATTGAGATGCAGCTGTAAATGCTTTTTATCACCTGAGGCTACTTGAGGCCACACAAAGACGTCCTCAGTGAGCGACTATGTGACCAAATTATCTTTTAGTGctcataaattaaaaataagaatATCCTGTTTTATCTAAGGGTGTTAAAATCTGCATGAATATATAATCATCAACATAACGAACTCAAAACATGTAAAAGTCTCAGCAATCGAAATACACGTTAAAAGAAATATGATTGTTGCAAGTACACACATTGTATTTTCTCTTCTTTGAGAAGTACTTTGATTTCACTTCTACATTTGAGAAATCATGTACTTGTATTGCTTACTGTGTTACACTTATTTGTCAGCATTGATAACATGAAACATTtgatcaatattttaaaaaggAGTGTGTTAAATTAATCCTTTCTCCACCTCCAAGATAAAATTACATCTTTATGCAAAGAGTTATAGTCCAATAACATAAAAGACAACCTGATAAAGACCTTTCTGAATtttgagtacttttacttttgttaCGTTGAGTAACTTTGACCCACTGAAGAGTCCATGAAATTTCGATGCAGATCCAGAGAGAAAtagatccagtgaatttaaatatggttcCACAAGGGCACTGTtgagccttggcggaggtaagtCACTGAGTGATATTCTAGTTTAATTATTAAGACTACAGATAGAATTTAGACACGAGTTTTCAAatgtttcgtttttttttaattcaatgtaAAGTATTTGTGGGTCTGCAGTGGTGAATGTGGGTAATGATAACCGACATATCAGGTTCAGCAGGTATAAGAGAGCCTGTGCTGAGTTGGTGAAGGGGGGGTTAAGTTTAAcacaacatttcaaaacaatacTATACGTGTGGTTTTTGAATTTATTGTTAACTATTTGTTGGCCTGCAGTGATAACAGTGGGTTATGATATCAAACATATCAGGTTCAGTGGAAATAAGAGCATGTGCTTAGTGAACTTCTGTGACTTCTGTGCGATGGATTTGAATAGTTTAGTATTTGAATTAAACGTTAACGCTATTTTGGGGTCTGTAGGGATAAAATGTGGCTTCATTGGTTGTATAAGAGCATATGCTGAGTTGGACAACAGGGGGTTAAgttaatattacatttaattaagaATAGGGTCTATTAGGGAGTATTTGAACTGTATGTATTCATGTTGTTCCCCGATAACCAACACGTCGGGTTTAAGGGGGAGTATTATGGCATATGCTGAGTTGGAGAACATGGGGTTAagtttctctcctctgtgcGGAGCGATGATCCCTCATAATGGGATGTGCCACCGAGTCGCTCTGCTGCTCTAAGCTACCGCGGGTCAACATATTCAGCGAGAGGCGGCGCAACATGGGCTGAGCCTATTTGCAGGGGAGGATGAGCTGTGGAgtcggtgctgctgctgagcacTGGTCGTGATTTTCCCCGCTGAGCGAAGAGAAGGATCTGACCGCCCGCAGACGCGCAAACATGGTGGTGACACGTGGATTTTGATAGCGGGCGAGACGACCCACCGGCCACCGGGTGGATTCGCCGCGCTCGACGCATGGGCGTGTGTCACCGTCCGGGAGCGCACACGTTTCCTTCCCACTCCGGCTCCCGGCAATGCGCTCGCTAAAGGAAACTGGCTGCGCAGAGACATCCGGAAAACGCATCCGTGCGCCAGGGCCAGTGGGCCAGTCTGCATCCAGAAATGCTCGTGGCAACACAAAGCAAGGCTTCAAGGAGCTGCGATAAGaaaccacacatgcacatcgGCATGGGTGCGTCAACACGGTTATTTCGCTGCATCCTGCGGGCGAGGCTTTGGAGCGCGGTCGTGCAATGAGACAATCCGGATTCATCAAGTAGACTTTATTGATACATAATCCGACAATATGGCTGATCAGAGCAACATCCAGTCCTCCGCCTCCAAGAGCATCCGGCCCTTTAAATCCAGCGAGGAGTACCTGTACGCCATGAAGGAGGACCTGGCGGAGTGGCTCAACACCCTGTACGACCTGGATGTCACCGCGGACACCTTCATGGACGGCCTGGAGAGCGGCTGTGCCCTGTGTCGGCACGCCAACAACGTGAACCGCGCCGCGCAGGACTTCCAGCTGGAGTGGCCGGAGGCTGCGCGGTCCATGAAGGTGCCGTCCAAGGATGTGGGCTTCCAGTCGCGCAACGTCGTGCCCGGCTCGTTCCTTGCCCGGGATAACGTGTCCAACTTCATCAGCTGGTGCCGGCAGGAGCTCTGGATCAAGGACGTGCTCATGTTCGAGACCAACGACCTGGTGGAGAGGTGCAACGAGAAGAATTTCATCCTGTGCCTCCTCGAGGTGGCGCGCCGCGGCTCCAAGTTCGGCATGTTGGCCCCCATGTTGatccagctggaggaggagatcgaGGAGGAGATCCGGGACCAGGAGAGCCTGCGGATCGACGCGGTGAAGCCTGCCGAGCAGAGCGCGCCCACCAGGGGCTTCATTCGGAAGGAGAGCAGCCACCACAGTGCGGAGGAGGACGAAGATGAACCCGAACCAGAGCCCTTCATCTGGCAGCCGAAGAGAGTGTTATGTGACATGCGAAATTTGGATGAGCTGGTGAGTTACATTTGAATAGAGCCACGTATTAGCCTGTGATTTAATACTCTGACCCCAGCTGCTACCCAAAATGTTTCATAACTACGTTATGATTCATGAAAGTCAACCTAGACGAGTGTAATGGTCCTCCAGCTCAGTTTTCATACAACAGCTGTACTGGAATGTCATGGTCCCTACAGGATGAATCCACTTTCCCACAGGCTTCTCACCCCCAGGCCTTGGTTCCAAAGAACCAGTGGGTTAAACAGGATCAGCTGATAGAAGCTCATCCCTCCCACTCGAAAACACAGACATGTGTCAAAAGTCAAACACACTGTCTGAAAACATCATGTCGATGGTATGACGAACACAGGCCCATTATAGAGTCCCTGTGGCGTGGGTGTGTACATGAATCTACACATAACTCAGTTTTGAAGCTGTGCTGTTACATTCCTGCCCACCTGTCAGGGCCGGTGTGTGTTTGACACCTGAGTTCTTGTTTCTCTCTTGGAGCTCAGAAATGTCACAGGTCAACTCTGTACACATTTTACCTGCATTCTTGAACTAGAAAGGCACAAAGTAGGGTGTATACCTTCACCAAGACAGTCCCCTTTACGAAACcacattcactagatccagatttctttcattttgGATCTGTAATAAATTGAGCACAATTATACATATCAGTCCCTAAACATGCCcgattaagatccatgaattatcctctgagaaaggaaaatgttgaaaaacatccAATCTCACAATGGGAGTCAGCATCAAAATTTATAGTTCTTCTTTGGGGTCATGTCTCATCTATCCTCAAAATATCATAGACATCAGTTGAAAACATTTTGCATAATCGTGCTAAAAAAACATAGCCTGCTTGCTGTAACAAAGGTCAGCTCTGCCTCTTCCCAAGGTTGCAAGAGACTGACATGTTTTTCTGTCGATGGTCATCTTCAGTCTCTTAGTGGACTTTGTCCACCAGGAATAATCAATACAACATCAAACAAGAAGAGAtggattaattaattattaattaattgtgTGATGTCCCCCTAAGCActtccaaaaatgtcctttgGCTCGTTTACGTGTCCTGTCCTGTGGAACTCAAACCATCGACTCTTGCCATTGGCCCTGTCGACCTGGTTGACCTCAGCTATAGGCCCCGCCGGACATGAGTTTACAAGAGGGCCGAGCTaatgaggagacagacagatagacacaccAGCAGAAGAACACATGCTTGGGTTGTGAGCGggaaggaggcggggggggggggggggggggggtaatattTTCAGGCTGGTGAGAAGAACAATGTCTGTCTTTGACACTGAAGATGTGAGGGACGgcagagagggagttgggtGGAAGACAGTTTACAGTCACACTGGAGAGGGGAGCTTTCTGAGTGTGACCTCCGCAGACAGAAATAGGAGAGCATGTGGCGGAGGATGTGCGCTGTTCGTGCTCAGACATGCGTCCGACACACTCCCTCATATGACTGACTGCTGAGGATTATACAACCTGCCTGAGTTTCAGGACAGGAAAGATCACAGGAGAGCCACAGAGCGTATGTCTCTGATGTTCTGTGTCATTCATGctaacacacacatccctcAGCTGTTGCATGGTGGCAGACTTTGACTGATTTAGGATGTGGCAGTCCCAGTCGTCATGTGTCTGGTGAATAAAAGTCTCCATCCTCCATGTCAAAACTTAGGATTCGGCTGGATGTTTATCAGCAACATGAGGTTCTTCACACTAGACACCACAGTGGCACTAAGAAGAATAGCAGCAGTGGTAAAATAGGGCAGTATTATCATGagtgttttcacagtttttctaCTTGTACTAAGACATCCTGTCTAATGACTCCAGCTCTGTGGTCCAGTTCCCATTTTGTGGCTGAGACTGGCTGAGACATAATTCCACTGAATCCTGGCCCGATGTGTGTATTTACCAGAAAAAAAGCTCATAATgaattcctttttctttttaaatagtttGATAAATATCTGCTGAATCAGCCGCCCGCTCAGCTCCTGCTGCAGATCACCAGGCATCTGTCTCTCATAGCATCAGACTCAAGCTTAACCTGCAGAAAACCTGCACATGTTTCTGTGTATTTCTGTCTGGTGCATTAGGCAAGAGATTAGAGACCTGATGGCTTATTTTTGgagctgctttaaaaaaaaaaaacacatgatatGTTCACTTATTCATGATCTGCTTGCCTTTTCATATCCACTGCCATTCTTGATCAAATGCCATCATTACTTATCAGGTCATTACCTCCCACTGAGATGTGTCTCACATGCGTGCACAAGCTGAATTGCTGCAAGTGTTGAGATTCCATTTGTACCTCAGATCATTTTAGACGTGAACCCAGTACATTGTGATTGCATGTGTGCACCCTAAGGATGCTCACATCCAATATATCAAACCTCAAGTCGTAAATGTGAATTATATAGTGTATGCGTGAAGGCCGAATAGTTTTATGGGGCAGTGTATCAACTAGTAGGAGTAATACCATTTAGACTGACAAGCTACACTTTATAGGATCATATGTATGTTTAAATATTCAGAGTCACATATGAACAGTAAGTTAAATTCTGGTGTGTTATTACCTCAACCAAGGAGGTTAGGTTTTCGTCTgagtttttctgttattttgtagGATTAAGTTAAAACAATTTGGAAAGATTACCACAAAACATGGCGGAAGGATAGAAACAGCTCAATGAGATTTGTACATTCACCAACTCTGCATTATTCTAGATTAATCTTCCTGTTGAGACGATGCAAGCGTAATGATAACAGGATTACGTGTCGTTATTCTAATTAGTATAAACTAACAGGCAGTGATCGCTCATAGTGCAACTCGCTCTCAGGATATGTGACTATTTGATAAGCACAATAATCAC
The genomic region above belongs to Pleuronectes platessa chromosome 4, fPlePla1.1, whole genome shotgun sequence and contains:
- the ewsr1b gene encoding EWS RNA-binding protein 1b isoform X6, translated to MSSVVPDYSSYNQTSAQQGYASYAAQPSQTYGQSAQQSYGQQSYGSYAQPAAADSSYTQTTPAAGGYPQQQQQQYGSSYGQPASAGYPAAQSTTHSYSSSAQGYGASGYDSTPAAAAPAASQSYGSQPGYTAQSAYPGYGQQAAPTTPQSYNANGQPASYSQSSYTAPAGYGQQQAGYQAQQASYSQQPGYQQQTQQQSQAPPAYPPQAAGSYGQPPASQYGQQDNYRQDGQGSGSGYSGSESSRYSGSGESRGPGREGFDRGGMMHRGRGMGRGMGGAGDRGGFSKPGGPMSGDEREMGRPEEQDDSENSTIYITGLSEKANLEEMAEFFKHVGPIRMNRRLGQPAINIYTDKDSGKPKGDATLSYEEPVCAKAAVEHFDGKEFQSRRLKVSMARRKPMMGGMRGGMPMRDGMMGRGGMMGRGGDRGGFGVRGGPRGMGRGGPTGGNMQQRAGDWECPNPGCSNQNFAWRMECNQCKAPKPEGLGGGPPFPPGGDRGRGGMGMRGGRGMDRGGPAGGPGGPGGPGGFRGGWGGDRGGFRGRGGMDRGGFRGAGRGGPPMDRMGGRGGRGMGPPGGKMEMRDHRQERRERPY
- the ewsr1b gene encoding EWS RNA-binding protein 1b isoform X3; the encoded protein is MSSVVPDYSSYNQTSAQQGYASYAAQPSQTYGQSAQSYGQQSYGSYAQPAAADSSYTQTTPAAGGYPQQQQQQYGSSYGQPASAGYPAAQSTTHSYSSSAQGYGASGYDSTPAAAAPAASQSYGSQPGYTAQSAYPGYGQQAAPTTPQSYNANGQPASYSQSSYTAPAGYGQQQAGYQAQQASYSQQPGYQQQTQQQSQAPPAYPPQAAGSYGQPPASQYGQQGGPPSYQSNHYNNYRQDGQGSGSGYSGSESSRYSGSGESRGPGREGFDRGGMMHRGRGMGRGMGGAGDRGGFSKPGGPMSGDEREMGRPEEQDDSENSTIYITGLSEKANLEEMAEFFKHVGPIRMNRRLGQPAINIYTDKDSGKPKGDATLSYEEPVCAKAAVEHFDGKEFQSRRLKVSMARRKPMMGGMRGGMPMRDGMMGRGGMMGRGGDRGGFGVRGGPRGMGRGGPTGGNMQQRAGDWECPNPGCSNQNFAWRMECNQCKAPKPEGLGGGPPFPPGGDRGRGGMGMRGGRGMDRGGPAGGPGGPGGPGGFRGGWGGDRGGFRGRGGMDRGGFRGAGRGGPPMDRMGGRGGRGMGPPGGKMEMRDHRQERRERPY